The Streptomyces cynarae genome contains a region encoding:
- a CDS encoding TetR/AcrR family transcriptional regulator has product MTGKQARSRLTYERVLDAAAEEFARQGYPNTNLQRVAERTGLTKGALYGHFPSKEKLARALVEQFDAALSTPDHDRTGGDDGRHAFGGPDGTALGKLRSLTFSLADRLENDIRTAAALRLVMDRAQRTGEPPTMLSRLRAHAVELVLEAQREQDVDPELPAERIANLLLAVLFGAHCTAPVVNWTKLPDRVREMWDLLDPALRGHRAEPGS; this is encoded by the coding sequence ATGACCGGAAAGCAAGCACGGTCACGGCTGACGTACGAACGCGTCCTGGACGCCGCGGCCGAGGAGTTCGCCCGGCAGGGGTACCCGAACACCAATCTGCAGCGGGTCGCGGAACGCACCGGCCTCACCAAGGGCGCCCTGTACGGCCACTTCCCCTCCAAGGAGAAACTGGCCAGGGCCCTGGTCGAGCAGTTCGACGCGGCCCTGAGCACACCGGACCATGACAGGACCGGGGGCGACGACGGCAGGCACGCCTTCGGCGGTCCGGACGGCACCGCGCTCGGCAAGCTGCGCTCGCTCACCTTCTCGCTCGCGGACCGCCTCGAGAACGACATCCGCACCGCCGCCGCCCTCCGCCTCGTCATGGACCGCGCCCAGCGGACCGGGGAGCCCCCGACGATGCTGTCCCGGCTGCGGGCGCACGCCGTGGAGCTGGTACTGGAGGCCCAGCGGGAGCAGGACGTCGACCCGGAGCTGCCCGCCGAGCGCATCGCCAACCTGCTGCTCGCCGTGCTGTTCGGCGCGCACTGCACGGCACCCGTCGTGAACTGGACGAAGCTGCCGGACCGGGTCCGCGAGATGTGGGACCTCCTGGACCCGGCCCTACGCGGACACCGGGCGGAACCCGGCTCCTGA
- a CDS encoding ScbA/BarX family gamma-butyrolactone biosynthesis protein, protein MFDVLAAEATAPRAETVTDRGGAPDVRTTTCEAPVVPGGAWSADFVQRLDHLRPVPRTLVHRAAMAEVFLTDTAPIGEDHFLVAAQWPRDHALYYPDPLGRTDPLLIAETLRQSLVYLSHEYYDVPLGYRFVAYDMDFEITDPAPLRVRGVPHSVVLDVRCVRVGHRPPRRHGLRLEAELTVDGKVCGRAGIRFIALDERTYQVLRSRSTPYASPVSLTGDAVRTGPGGAEWETVPPTGTGRLRAKDCVLERSAAGEWRMRIDTDHAILFDHPTDHLPMMASLEGFRQLGHLLVNGGSSDVGAYSLVSCTTDCRLFVELDAPVSLVVRDDRRDAGTRRLTVDAVQCGKVVTTADMVWAEKG, encoded by the coding sequence ATGTTTGATGTCTTAGCCGCGGAGGCGACCGCTCCGAGAGCCGAGACCGTGACCGACCGGGGCGGTGCGCCGGACGTCCGCACCACGACGTGCGAAGCGCCCGTCGTGCCGGGCGGCGCGTGGAGTGCCGACTTCGTGCAGCGCCTCGATCATCTCAGGCCGGTGCCGCGCACCCTGGTGCACCGTGCGGCCATGGCCGAGGTCTTTCTCACCGACACGGCACCGATCGGGGAGGACCACTTCCTGGTCGCCGCGCAGTGGCCCAGGGACCATGCGCTGTACTACCCGGATCCGCTGGGCCGCACGGATCCCCTGCTCATTGCAGAAACGCTTCGGCAGTCGTTGGTCTACCTCTCCCACGAGTACTACGACGTGCCTCTCGGATACCGGTTCGTGGCGTACGACATGGACTTCGAGATCACGGATCCGGCGCCCCTGCGCGTGCGCGGAGTGCCGCACTCCGTGGTGCTGGACGTCCGCTGCGTGCGGGTGGGACATCGGCCGCCGCGCCGACACGGACTGCGCCTGGAGGCGGAGCTGACCGTGGACGGGAAGGTCTGCGGGCGGGCCGGGATCCGCTTCATCGCACTGGACGAACGGACCTACCAGGTTCTGCGGTCCCGCAGCACCCCCTACGCGAGCCCGGTCTCACTGACGGGCGACGCGGTGCGGACGGGGCCCGGCGGGGCGGAGTGGGAGACGGTGCCGCCCACCGGGACGGGCCGGTTGCGGGCCAAGGACTGTGTACTGGAGCGGTCCGCCGCGGGGGAGTGGCGCATGCGGATCGACACGGACCACGCGATCCTGTTCGACCACCCCACCGACCATCTGCCGATGATGGCGTCCCTCGAGGGGTTTCGGCAGCTCGGCCATCTGCTCGTCAACGGCGGCTCGTCCGACGTCGGCGCCTACTCCCTGGTCTCGTGCACCACCGACTGCCGCCTCTTCGTCGAGCTGGACGCCCCGGTCTCACTCGTCGTCCGGGACGACCGCCGCGACGCCGGCACCCGCCGGCTGACCGTCGACGCGGTGCAGTGCGGCAAGGTGGTCACCACGGCGGACATGGTGTGGGCGGAGAAGGGCTGA
- a CDS encoding ScbR family autoregulator-binding transcription factor codes for MNVKRSTVGAADKPTRRPSPRAARPRELKQERAVRTRQQVLDAAAAAFAERGFPAVTMLDIAEIAGMTKGAVYFHYANKEALATAVSEEFYRRLPLIAEEVGKAGLPPLQAVAELLNRTALAFRDDTMIQAGARLQIESASINASLPEPFVGYTESVTQLLDRARSAGDLPSHSAPDALGRVLVAAFFGAQHISWRLDQRADLVTRVREIIDAVLPMATSAAGKV; via the coding sequence ATGAACGTGAAGAGGAGCACTGTGGGAGCAGCAGACAAGCCCACGCGCCGACCCTCGCCCAGGGCAGCCAGGCCGCGCGAGCTCAAGCAGGAGCGCGCCGTCCGCACCCGTCAGCAGGTGCTGGACGCGGCCGCCGCCGCCTTCGCGGAACGGGGCTTTCCGGCCGTGACCATGCTCGACATCGCCGAGATCGCGGGCATGACGAAGGGCGCCGTCTACTTCCACTACGCCAACAAGGAAGCCCTGGCGACCGCGGTGAGCGAGGAGTTCTACCGCCGTCTTCCCCTGATCGCCGAGGAGGTGGGCAAGGCCGGGCTGCCTCCCCTTCAGGCGGTGGCCGAGCTCCTCAACCGCACGGCGCTGGCCTTCCGCGACGACACGATGATCCAGGCCGGGGCACGGCTGCAGATCGAGTCGGCGTCCATCAACGCCTCGCTTCCCGAGCCGTTCGTCGGATACACCGAGTCGGTCACGCAGCTGCTCGACCGGGCCCGGAGCGCGGGCGACCTGCCGTCGCACAGCGCCCCGGACGCTCTGGGCCGGGTGCTCGTAGCGGCGTTCTTCGGGGCGCAGCACATCTCGTGGCGGCTCGACCAGCGGGCCGATCTCGTGACGCGCGTGCGGGAGATCATCGACGCCGTACTGCCCATGGCGACCTCCGCGGCCGGCAAGGTCTGA
- the aroC gene encoding chorismate synthase, with the protein MSGATAGRLRWLTAGESHGPALVATLEGLPAGVPITTGMVADHLARRRLGHGRGARMKFERDEVTFLGGVRHGLTLGSPVAIMVGNTEWPKWEQVMSADPVDPAVLENLARNAPLTRPRPGHADLAGMQKYGFDEARPILERASARETAARVALGAVARSYLKETAGIEVVSHVVELASAKAPYGVHPTPADVARLDADPVRCLDADTSKAMVAEIDQAHKDGDTLGGVVEVLAYGVPVGLGSHVHWDRRLDARLAAALMGVQAIKGVEVGDGFRLARVPGSEAHDEIVRTGDGIRRATGRSGGTEGGLSTGEPLRVRAAMKPIATVPRALATVDVATGEAAKAHHQRSDVCAVPAAGIVAEAMVALVLADAVAEKFGGDSVAETRRNVRSYLDSLHIR; encoded by the coding sequence ATGAGCGGCGCGACGGCGGGCAGGTTGCGCTGGCTGACCGCGGGGGAGTCCCATGGTCCCGCACTTGTCGCGACGCTGGAGGGCCTTCCCGCCGGCGTGCCGATCACCACCGGGATGGTGGCGGACCACTTGGCGAGGCGGCGGCTGGGCCATGGACGCGGTGCGCGGATGAAGTTCGAGCGCGACGAGGTCACGTTCCTGGGCGGTGTCCGGCACGGTCTCACCCTGGGCTCCCCGGTGGCGATCATGGTCGGCAACACCGAGTGGCCCAAGTGGGAACAGGTCATGTCGGCCGACCCCGTGGACCCGGCGGTCCTCGAGAACCTCGCGCGCAATGCGCCTCTGACCAGGCCGCGTCCGGGGCACGCGGACCTGGCGGGGATGCAGAAGTACGGGTTCGACGAGGCCCGGCCGATCCTGGAGCGCGCCTCGGCCCGCGAGACGGCGGCCCGCGTGGCGCTGGGCGCGGTGGCCCGCTCGTACCTGAAGGAGACCGCCGGTATCGAGGTCGTCTCGCACGTCGTCGAGTTGGCGAGCGCCAAGGCCCCCTACGGCGTCCACCCGACCCCGGCCGACGTGGCGAGGCTGGACGCGGATCCGGTGCGGTGCCTGGACGCGGACACGTCGAAGGCGATGGTCGCGGAGATCGACCAGGCGCACAAGGACGGCGACACGCTCGGCGGTGTGGTCGAGGTCCTCGCGTACGGCGTGCCGGTCGGGCTGGGCTCGCACGTGCACTGGGACCGGCGCCTTGACGCACGGCTGGCCGCCGCGCTGATGGGCGTTCAGGCGATCAAGGGGGTCGAGGTCGGCGACGGGTTCCGGCTGGCGCGGGTGCCGGGGTCCGAGGCGCACGACGAGATCGTGCGGACCGGTGACGGGATCAGGCGTGCCACCGGCCGTTCCGGGGGCACCGAGGGCGGTCTGTCCACGGGTGAACCGCTGCGCGTGCGGGCGGCGATGAAGCCGATCGCCACCGTGCCGCGGGCGCTGGCAACCGTCGATGTGGCCACCGGCGAGGCGGCCAAGGCCCATCACCAGCGCTCGGACGTGTGCGCGGTGCCGGCGGCCGGCATCGTCGCCGAGGCGATGGTCGCCCTGGTCCTGGCGGACGCCGTGGCGGAGAAGTTCGGCGGCGACAGCGTCGCCGAGACCCGCCGCAACGTGCGGTCGTACCTCGACAGCTTGCACATCCGCTGA
- a CDS encoding acyl-CoA carboxylase epsilon subunit — MSARNEGFRAYDLLAAGAWRVVRGEPTAEEVAALALVLGAALSRRQSAPRDTERTVTVPVALRRGEPWSAAATSWAAAPLTGRREAA, encoded by the coding sequence ATGAGCGCCCGCAACGAGGGGTTTCGCGCGTACGACCTGCTGGCCGCCGGGGCCTGGCGGGTCGTCAGGGGAGAGCCCACGGCGGAGGAGGTCGCCGCGCTGGCGCTCGTGCTCGGGGCGGCGCTGTCCCGGCGGCAGTCGGCCCCGCGCGACACGGAGCGGACGGTCACCGTTCCCGTGGCCCTGCGCCGCGGCGAGCCCTGGTCGGCCGCCGCCACGTCGTGGGCGGCGGCGCCCCTGACCGGTCGGCGGGAGGCGGCATGA
- a CDS encoding RraA family protein translates to MTDAPGTIDSAGPSVFADIPTTTLADILGRGQVMDIGIRPLWSPVPRTAGPAFTVRCAPGDNLMLHAAIHRAGPGSVIVVESGDLDYALAGGNVCAVARRRGVRGFVADGLIRDLAEVRAMGFPVFARGVIPVPGGKSVVEPLNVEVRCGGVPVRADDLVVADEEGVVVVPAARTDEVLAAARAKLAEEAAETLDAWEEAHRTRVDAILRAQGFEG, encoded by the coding sequence ATGACAGACGCCCCTGGAACCATCGACTCCGCCGGACCGTCGGTCTTCGCGGACATCCCCACGACCACCCTCGCCGACATCCTGGGCCGCGGGCAGGTCATGGACATCGGCATACGACCGCTGTGGTCACCGGTGCCGCGCACCGCCGGACCGGCGTTCACCGTGCGGTGCGCTCCCGGTGACAACCTCATGCTGCACGCGGCCATCCACCGCGCCGGGCCGGGGTCGGTCATCGTCGTCGAGTCGGGCGACCTGGACTACGCACTGGCCGGCGGAAACGTCTGCGCCGTGGCCCGGCGACGCGGCGTCAGGGGCTTTGTCGCCGACGGCTTGATCCGCGATCTCGCCGAGGTCCGCGCCATGGGCTTCCCCGTCTTCGCCCGGGGCGTCATCCCCGTCCCCGGCGGCAAGTCGGTCGTGGAACCCCTCAACGTGGAGGTCCGCTGCGGCGGGGTTCCGGTGCGCGCCGACGACCTGGTGGTGGCCGACGAGGAGGGCGTCGTCGTGGTCCCCGCCGCCCGCACGGACGAGGTGCTCGCCGCGGCCCGGGCCAAGCTGGCCGAGGAGGCCGCCGAGACCCTCGACGCGTGGGAGGAGGCTCACCGCACCCGCGTCGACGCGATCCTGCGCGCCCAGGGCTTCGAAGGCTGA
- a CDS encoding L,D-transpeptidase, translated as MEKYLGLREDGEQSAEDCAAIQEMQQKYEIDPADGYAGLVSYRAASVTWAATHKKSLTGCPKAAKVAVCVDQNRQLLWVRKNKKIVFGPVPARTGRPGYLTRNGRHKIYRRVEDFYSTQFPGPMPFSQFFDRGEALHASYRPIFEDPGSHGCVNLRYDDAKALWSLLRIGDSVYLWGTRKGE; from the coding sequence GTGGAGAAGTATCTGGGTCTGCGCGAGGACGGAGAGCAGTCCGCGGAGGACTGCGCGGCCATCCAAGAGATGCAGCAGAAGTACGAGATCGACCCGGCGGACGGGTATGCCGGCCTCGTCAGCTACCGAGCCGCGAGCGTGACCTGGGCCGCGACCCACAAGAAGTCCCTCACCGGATGCCCCAAGGCGGCGAAAGTCGCGGTCTGCGTGGACCAGAACCGTCAGTTGCTGTGGGTGCGGAAGAACAAGAAGATCGTCTTCGGGCCCGTCCCGGCGCGTACCGGCAGGCCGGGTTACCTCACCCGCAATGGCCGGCACAAGATCTACCGGCGCGTGGAGGACTTCTATTCGACGCAGTTTCCCGGCCCCATGCCGTTCAGCCAGTTCTTCGACCGCGGCGAGGCCCTTCACGCGAGCTACCGGCCGATTTTCGAGGACCCGGGATCGCACGGGTGCGTGAATCTACGGTACGACGACGCCAAGGCGCTCTGGTCCCTGCTCCGCATCGGTGACAGCGTCTACCTCTGGGGCACCAGGAAGGGAGAGTAG
- a CDS encoding D-2-hydroxyacid dehydrogenase family protein encodes MRLRCAVLDDFQQIATTVADWSPIGDRVEVVSFAEHFDDEEALVTALAEFDIVVTLRERVPFPGSLFARLPRLRLLVASGMRNSVIDYAAAKAHGVTVCGTESSGTPPVELTWALLLALARGIVEENNALRHGGPWQSTVGADLHGRRLGLLGLGRIGSRVARVGLAFGMEVAAWSENLTKERADEVGVELAGSKEELLATSDFVSVHLALGDRTRDLVGARELALMKPTAYLINTSRAAIVDQDALLAALHEGRIAGAGVDVFDVEPLPADHPMRTAPRLLATPHLGYVSRGNYATYYGQAVEDIQAYLAGKPVRRLG; translated from the coding sequence ATGCGGCTTCGCTGTGCCGTGCTCGACGACTTCCAGCAGATCGCGACGACCGTCGCGGACTGGTCACCGATCGGGGACCGGGTGGAGGTGGTGTCCTTCGCCGAGCACTTCGACGACGAGGAGGCCCTGGTCACGGCGCTGGCGGAGTTCGACATCGTGGTCACGCTGCGCGAGCGCGTGCCGTTCCCGGGCTCGCTGTTCGCCCGGCTGCCCCGACTGCGACTGCTCGTCGCCTCCGGCATGCGCAACAGCGTCATCGACTACGCCGCCGCGAAGGCGCACGGGGTGACCGTCTGCGGCACCGAGAGTTCGGGCACACCGCCCGTCGAGCTGACCTGGGCCCTGCTGCTCGCGCTCGCGCGCGGCATCGTCGAGGAGAACAACGCCCTGCGGCACGGCGGCCCTTGGCAGAGCACCGTGGGCGCGGACCTGCACGGACGGCGGCTCGGACTCCTCGGTCTCGGCAGGATCGGCAGCCGGGTGGCGCGGGTCGGGCTCGCGTTCGGAATGGAGGTCGCCGCCTGGAGCGAGAACCTCACGAAGGAGCGCGCGGACGAGGTCGGGGTGGAACTCGCCGGGTCCAAGGAGGAGTTGCTCGCGACAAGCGACTTCGTCTCGGTGCACCTCGCGCTCGGTGACCGCACCCGCGACCTGGTCGGCGCCCGTGAACTGGCGCTCATGAAGCCGACCGCCTACCTGATCAACACCTCACGTGCCGCCATCGTCGACCAGGACGCCCTGCTCGCGGCCCTGCACGAGGGCCGTATCGCGGGCGCGGGCGTCGACGTGTTCGACGTGGAACCGCTTCCGGCCGACCACCCGATGCGCACCGCCCCGCGCCTGCTCGCCACCCCGCACCTGGGCTACGTCTCGCGCGGCAACTACGCGACGTACTACGGCCAGGCCGTGGAGGACATCCAGGCGTACCTGGCGGGGAAGCCGGTGCGCCGCCTCGGCTGA
- a CDS encoding DUF5949 family protein: MTTTSSATRPFRAADLGTLVVLAWSGEAPGGDMPYLLAYSLGDGESGPEGSAAAVEALLRANGLHPGDQLIDGTQRPGLPVTLLAEAGQAVVTMPYLNAQCAVPPQWLAALRARGHAYFLFATRPWPEAAPGRPVEPERLAAFAGAEETLTTAAHVLVPALRLRG, translated from the coding sequence GTGACCACAACTTCCAGCGCAACGCGCCCCTTCCGCGCCGCCGACCTCGGCACGCTCGTCGTCCTGGCCTGGAGCGGCGAGGCCCCCGGCGGGGACATGCCCTACCTGCTCGCCTACTCCCTCGGCGACGGGGAGAGCGGTCCGGAGGGCTCGGCGGCCGCCGTCGAGGCGCTGCTGCGCGCCAACGGGCTGCACCCGGGCGATCAGCTCATCGACGGCACCCAGCGCCCCGGCCTGCCCGTGACGTTGCTGGCCGAGGCGGGCCAGGCCGTCGTCACGATGCCGTATCTGAACGCCCAGTGCGCCGTGCCGCCCCAGTGGCTCGCCGCCCTCCGCGCACGGGGCCACGCCTACTTCCTGTTCGCCACCCGCCCCTGGCCCGAGGCCGCGCCCGGCAGGCCCGTCGAGCCGGAGCGGCTGGCGGCGTTCGCGGGCGCCGAGGAGACGCTGACCACGGCCGCGCACGTCCTGGTGCCGGCCCTCAGGCTGCGCGGCTGA
- the chpG gene encoding chaplin ChpG gives MSRIAKGLALTSVAAAAVAGTAGIAAADSGASAAADNSPGVLSGNVVQVPIHVPVNVCGNTIDVVGLLNPAFGNTCANG, from the coding sequence ATGTCGCGTATCGCGAAGGGCCTTGCCCTGACCTCCGTTGCCGCCGCGGCCGTGGCGGGCACCGCCGGCATCGCCGCCGCCGACAGCGGCGCAAGCGCCGCCGCCGACAACTCTCCGGGCGTTCTGTCGGGCAACGTCGTGCAGGTCCCGATTCACGTTCCGGTCAACGTGTGCGGGAACACGATCGACGTCGTCGGCCTGCTGAACCCGGCGTTCGGCAACACCTGCGCCAACGGCTGA
- a CDS encoding helix-turn-helix domain-containing protein has translation MASGMAARSGRGPDGSWETVVARPHPRLRPGVISYRGIRLALDGPRSRLETPIGAATLLLGFEGSVRIARPGRPPTTLESVYSGLNTTAAVGEHGGRIFGIEILLTPWAAFTLFGASQYELTNRPVDPDELPRPAGRGGGAGVAELAAALAALPAWADRFRLLDDVLAHWTQAGPPSSARVVRAWSLLRRSGGAVPVARLADEVGWSVRQLENRFREQIGLGPKAAARVLRLQRARRLLASGRSAAETAALCGFYDQAHLSGEFRAMTGCTPREFAAARGAVAATRSGPPGADRMTGEATSLVLSPNDSALFSKTGRIA, from the coding sequence ATGGCGAGCGGGATGGCGGCGCGCAGTGGGCGCGGACCGGACGGGAGTTGGGAAACCGTGGTCGCGCGGCCGCACCCCCGGCTGCGACCCGGTGTGATCAGCTACCGGGGGATCCGGCTCGCGCTCGACGGCCCGCGCAGCCGCCTGGAGACCCCCATCGGCGCGGCCACGCTCCTGCTGGGCTTCGAGGGCTCCGTCCGTATCGCTCGGCCCGGCCGGCCCCCGACGACCCTTGAGTCGGTGTACTCCGGGCTGAACACCACGGCGGCCGTCGGCGAGCACGGCGGCCGCATCTTCGGCATCGAGATCCTGCTCACCCCGTGGGCCGCGTTCACCCTCTTCGGCGCCTCTCAGTACGAGTTGACCAACCGGCCCGTCGACCCGGACGAGTTGCCGCGTCCGGCAGGTCGTGGCGGCGGGGCGGGCGTGGCCGAACTCGCCGCCGCACTGGCCGCGCTGCCCGCCTGGGCGGACCGTTTCCGGCTGCTCGACGACGTGCTCGCGCACTGGACGCAGGCAGGGCCGCCGAGTTCGGCCCGGGTGGTGCGCGCCTGGTCGCTGCTGCGGCGCAGTGGAGGTGCCGTGCCGGTGGCGCGGCTCGCGGACGAGGTCGGGTGGAGCGTACGGCAGTTGGAGAACCGGTTCCGCGAACAGATCGGGCTGGGCCCGAAGGCCGCGGCCCGTGTGCTGCGGCTGCAACGCGCCCGGCGGCTGCTCGCCTCCGGGCGGTCGGCCGCCGAGACCGCGGCGCTCTGCGGCTTCTACGACCAGGCGCATCTGAGCGGGGAGTTCAGGGCGATGACCGGGTGCACGCCCCGGGAGTTCGCCGCGGCGCGCGGAGCGGTGGCGGCGACGCGGTCCGGGCCGCCCGGGGCGGACCGGATGACGGGGGAGGCGACGAGCCTGGTGCTCTCGCCGAACGACAGTGCGCTTTTCTCCAAGACCGGAAGGATCGCCTGA
- the iolC gene encoding 5-dehydro-2-deoxygluconokinase, translating into MEAYDLITMGRIGVDLYPLQTGVSLPQVTSFGKFLGGSATNVAVAAARLGRRTAVITRTGDDPFGAYLHEALHGFGVDDRWVTAVPGLPTPVTFCEIFPPDDFPLYFYRQPKAPDLEIDAHELDLDAIRAARVFWITGTGLCEEPSRTATLAALAHRAKAGTTVFDLDWRPMFWRDPDTARPFYAEALRHTTVAVGNVDEVEIATGERDPHAAARALLDAGVELAVVKQGPKGVLAVSSTGESAEVPPLPVKVLNGLGAGDAFGGSLCHGLLAGWDLERIMRYGNAAGAIVASRLECSSAMPTADEVEAAITAGAVL; encoded by the coding sequence ATGGAGGCCTACGACCTGATCACCATGGGCCGGATCGGCGTGGACCTCTATCCACTGCAGACCGGGGTGTCCCTGCCGCAGGTGACGTCCTTCGGGAAATTCCTGGGCGGTTCGGCGACGAACGTCGCGGTCGCCGCAGCCCGGCTCGGCCGGCGTACGGCGGTGATCACGCGCACGGGCGACGACCCCTTCGGCGCCTACCTCCACGAGGCGCTGCACGGCTTCGGCGTCGACGACCGCTGGGTCACAGCGGTGCCCGGGCTGCCGACACCGGTCACGTTCTGCGAGATCTTCCCACCGGACGACTTCCCGCTGTACTTCTACCGGCAGCCCAAGGCGCCGGACCTGGAGATCGACGCGCACGAGCTGGACCTGGACGCGATCCGCGCCGCGCGCGTCTTCTGGATCACGGGCACGGGCCTGTGCGAGGAGCCCAGCCGCACCGCCACGCTCGCGGCGCTCGCCCACCGCGCCAAGGCCGGTACGACGGTCTTCGACCTCGACTGGCGGCCCATGTTCTGGCGCGATCCGGACACCGCGCGTCCGTTCTACGCCGAGGCCCTGCGCCACACCACCGTCGCGGTCGGCAACGTCGACGAGGTGGAGATCGCCACCGGTGAGCGCGATCCGCACGCCGCCGCACGCGCCCTGCTGGACGCCGGTGTCGAGCTGGCCGTGGTCAAACAAGGGCCCAAGGGCGTCCTCGCGGTCAGCAGCACGGGCGAGTCGGCCGAGGTGCCGCCGCTCCCGGTGAAGGTCCTCAACGGCCTCGGCGCGGGCGACGCCTTCGGCGGGTCGCTGTGCCACGGGCTGCTGGCCGGCTGGGACCTGGAGCGGATCATGCGATACGGCAACGCGGCGGGCGCCATCGTCGCCTCCCGCCTGGAGTGCTCCTCCGCCATGCCCACGGCCGACGAGGTGGAGGCGGCGATCACGGCGGGAGCGGTGCTGTGA